The DNA segment TGCTGCTAGTGACTTCTCATTCAAAGTAACTTCAACTGTTGCCGGTGGTATTACTATTAACGATGTGGTTTATGAACTTGAAGCTGGTACAGCAAAAGAAATTACCCTTGAAGGTGTAACTGGAAAACTTGCAATTCAGCTTGGAACAAAGGAGCCTGCAACTCAGCTTGGTGACTGTACCTTTACAATCAGTGACTTCAGCGTAACAGCCGCAGAGTAATCCCCCAAAAAATTACAGTTCATCCTGTAATTCAAAGGATAGATCTTACTTAAACTTTAACGGCACTTCCGTAACAGGAGGTGCCGTTTTTTTTGTTCTTTTGTGGTGATTTTGAAACTTCAGTGAAAATATATATATGCAAACCAAATTAAAAAAAAGGAGCTGTAAAAATCATGAACGGACAATTCACCAGACCCTGGAAGGACCTGACCTTTAAGGACAACTTTATCTTCTGCAAGGTTATGAAAAACGAAGAAATCTGCAGAAAGATGCTTGAGATTCTTCTTAAAATTAAGGTTGAAAAAATTGAATACATTGAATCAGAAAAGACCATCGAAAACTATTACGAATCCAGGGGAATCAGGCTGGATGTCTACGTTAAGGATTCAGACAGAATCTTTGACATAGAAATCCAGACCGGCAACTATGATGACCTGCTGCTGAGGGCCCGCTACTATCAGGGAGCCTGTGACGTAGCAACCGTAAGGCGCCGCACTAAATTCAGGAACCTTAAGGAAACCTACATCGTCTTCATCTGTGAAGAGGATCCTTTCGGAATGGGACTGCCCGTGTACACAAAGAAGAACCGTTTTACAGAAACAGACGCACTGATTTATGATGACAAAACCCATGCCGTATTTTATAATTCAAGTGCATGGAGCAAAGTTCAGGACGAAGAACTAAGGGACGTACTGCGTTTTATTTATGAATCCAAAGCCACTTCTTCTTTCTCAAAACTTCTTGAGGAAAACACCCTCCGTGCAAAATCCAGACCCGAAATGGAGGATGAATACATGTATTTTATGGACATAGTTGAAGAAGAAAAGGAATATGCTCGTGAAGCCGGCCTTGCAGAAGGAAGGGAAACTGGCAGAGCTGAAGGGGTGAAAGATACTAGAATTGAGACAGCAAAAAATCTTATTAAAATGAGCGTACTTACTTTGTCTCAGATAGCTCAGGCGACCGGGCTGCCGGAGCAAGAGATCGAGAAGTTAAAATAAAACTTGTATTGAATCACTTCCGTAACAGCCGGTGCTGCTTTTTTGAATGAATTTAATCTAAAAAAAATCTCCCAAAACTGAAAATTAGAGAGTTTTAATTCCTGAAAAGCTAACCATAATATCTAGAAGGGCTTTTTTTTATAAAAGCAGGTCAATATTTTATGGGGGAACAATTATGGTTTTATTCTCTTCACAAAAAGTAAAAAAGTCTGCCTTGGTTACAATGATTCTTTTTTTAATGGCAGTGCTGGCAGGTTTTTCTTCCTGTTCAGCATCTTCAAATGATGACTCAGAACCAGAAGTCAGTGAGATTACGTTAAAGGTTCAAGATGATGCTACATCACTTGTTGTCGGTGATACTTTAAAGATAACTGCTACTGTATTACCAAGAACAATAAAGAATCCTCAGATTACATGGAAGTCAAATCCTTCATCTGTAGCAACTGTAAGCAATGGTGTAGTTACAGGTGTTTCTGTCGGTAATGTTACTGTTACTGCAAAATGCGGTAAGAAAAGTGCTCAGGTTACTCTTACTGTAAAACGTGCAGAAAACGGAGAGACCGATGATTCTGTTGTAACAGGTGCAACTAAAGGAACCAGTGTCGGAACTTCGGGAACATCTTTTGAGGCAAAATCAAATAATGTTAACGATTATACTGTTCTTGTATGGTCAGATGAATTTGAAGGTACGAGCTTAAAAAATGAAAACTGGGCTTACGAGACCGGAAGAACAGGATGGGGTAATAATGAGTCTCAGAATTATACTACATCAAGCGACAATTCAGAAGTTAAAGGAGAAGTTCTCCGCATTACTGTAAAAGGTGACGGAACGACAGATCCTACGTCTGCACGTATAAAAAGTCAGGATTTAAAGTACTTTAAATACGGAAAACTTGAGGCCCGCATTAAATTTGATGAAGGTAATCTTTCATGGCCGGCATTCTGGATGCTTGGTCAGAATATGAGTGACGGTGTTACATGGCCGTATTGTGGTGAAATTGATATCATGGAGCATATCAATGAGGACCGCACCGTAATGGAAACCGTTCACTGGAATACTACAGGAAGTAATCCCGCAACAGATACATATTCTCATGGCGGCTGGGGAACTCATTCACCTGATTACAGCGGAACAAAACCTCCGATTTCAAAAGATGACTGGCACATATATGGCCTTAAGTGGACGGAAAATAAAATAACCATGTATGTGGATGACATTGATTATTTCAGCGTTGGTCTTGACGGAACAGGTTTTGACTGTTTTAAAAATCCTTTCTTCTTTATCTTGAATTACGCAGCAGGCGGTCAGCTTGTTGGTTATGACTGGGCTCCGGCTTCTGCATTTGCAGGTGTAAACTGGAACATGTATATCGACTACATCCGTGTATATCAGGATGAAAATCATGTTGTAGACGGTGTTGCAGCAGTTCCTGTTGAATCTGTTTCTGTTACTGGAACTGCATCTGTAAAAGTTGGTTCGACAACTACTCTTACTGCAACTGTAACTCCTTCGAATGCAACAGATAAAACAGTAACCTGGTCTTCTGACGATGCAAATGTTGCGACAGTTTCTTCAGACGGTGTAGTAACCGGTGTGTCAGAGGGAAGTGCAGTTATTACTGCAACTGCAGGCGGTAAGTCATACAGCGTAACAGTCAGTGTAGAAGAAGCAGAAGTTGCCGTAACCTCTGTTACTGTAAGCGGAACAGGTTCTATAAAAGTAGGTGCAACTACAACCTTTACTGCAACTGTAACTCCTTCAAATGCAACGGATAAAACAGTGACCTGGTCTTCAGGAGATACAAGTGTTGCAACCGTTTCTTCAAGCGGGGTAGTAACCGGCGTAAAAGCAGGAAGTGCCGTTATTACTGCAACTGCAGGAGGAAAGTCCGGAACAAAAACTGTAACTGTTACTGCAGAATCATCTTCGGGAATTACTTCTCCTTTAAGCGGCTATTCCCTTATCTGGAATGATGAATTTGATGAAGCTGATTCTGATGGAACACCATTAAGTACAAAATGGGGTTATGACATTGGTATAGGTTATTCTGCCTGTACAGATGGAAAGAACCCGAATAATGGAAACTGGGGTAACGGAGAACTTCAGTGGTATTCAGACAATGATGCCGACAACACATATGTAAGTGACGGAACTCTTAAAATTGTTGCAAAGAAAGAATCTTCCAACGGAATGAATTATACATCCGGACGTATTGTTACCCGCAGTATTACAGGTGGACAGTGGAAATACGGATATATAGAAATGTCTGCAAAGATTCCAAATGATGCCGGTGTATGGCCTGCATTCTGGATGCTTGACCAGGATATATATGATGGAGAAAACTGGCCTGGAAGCGGAGAGATTGACATCATGGAATCCAGTGTAAATCTCTGGGGAAGCGACAATGTTTACGGAACCCTTCACTGTACTGCAGGAAGCGGAGGAAGTCCTGTATTTACAAAGAATTCTACAGTTTCTTTCAGTGACGGAAAATTCCATAAATATGCCGTGGACTGGGATGATGATCACATTGACTGGTATTATGACGACGTAAAAGTATTTACATATAATCCGGCAAGCTATGATGACGGGCCGTGGCCATTTAAAGAAGAATTTTACATCATTATAAACCTTGCCGTGGGCGGAAACCTTGGTGGTGAAGTTCCTTCTGACTTTACCTCAAGTACTATGGAAGTTGACTACGTGCGCGTATGGCAGAAAGATGCCGGATATACAGACAGAAGCGGAGCTGTGGAAGTCACTGGAGCACCTTCTTCAACTGTAACAAAAAACATTCCGGATGGAGCAAAGGTTGTGTATGATTCCACTGCAGCTGCAACAAATGGAATTACCGGAGGCGGTTCATGGAACGGCGGCTGGGCATGGAGTGACTATACAGCAGGTGATAAGACTTTAAAGCAGGTTACATTCAGTTCCATTAATGGAGATAATGCCTGCGGCGGATGGAATATCAGCAGTTATGATTATGGAGCAAATGCAAAACTTCATTTAAGTGTTTATGCAAGTCACGATTTCCAGATTAAGCCTGTAAAGCCCGATACAGCTTATTCTCAGACAGTTTCTTCTGACGGTACTTATGAATGGGTTGATGTAGAAATTGATCTTGGTTCTGCAAATACTCTCTCTCAAATCGGATTTATTTCCTCTGTCGTACAGACCATCTGGGTAGACCATGTTTATATTACTGAATCTGACAGCGGTTCAAGCGGATCCGGAGGAAGCGGTTCAGGTTCCGGCGGAAGTGGAGATACTGGTTCCGGAATTGACTGGAGCAGTATTAACTTCGCCGGAGACGGAGCGGGAGGTGGAGCTTATAGCAATAAATATAAGTTCTATTCAGAAAACAATGTAGGTTCCCTTGTGAACATACAGAGTTCATTCGGAAAAGAAGCTGGTTTGTATGTGGCATTTAATGATGTCGGAGCACCTTCGGCCTGTTCTTTATCAAAAGAAAACTATGCTCAGCAGGGGGCAGGTATGTTGTTCTATATCAGTAAATTTACTGCAAAGGAAACTTCTTTCACAATAACTGCTGGTGGTAAAACCTACACTTGTGCAGTTTACTATGCCGATGGAGCAGAGTAAGATTTAATTAAATTGCAGTGCAGGCCTTTCTTTCTGACGGGCCTGCATTTTTTTTCATTTCAAAACATCCTAAAACCGAAATATAAAGACTACAGAAATAAAAAAAAGTGTAATACCTTTGTATTTGCAGGAGGAATTCCATGAATAAAATCAGAAACTTTTTTCAGTTAAAATCATGTGTGTTTTTATTTTTTATCGCAGGTGTTTTTTCAGTAATTTCCTGTGAAGTGAATTCAGATTCTGAACCGGCACCTGTAAAAGTAGAAAGCGTTACTCTTTCTGGAACAGATTCCCTGAAAGAAGGTGAATCAAAAACATTTACGGTTACGGTATTGCCAGAAAATGCTGCAGATAAAACTGTTACCTGGACTTCTTCTGATTCAGAAATTTTAAAAGTTGATGCCGGCGGACTTGTTACTGCTATAAAAGAGGGAAAGGCTGTCATTACAGTAACTTCATCTGACGGTAATAAAAAAGACAGTATTGAAGTAACTGTTGTAAAAAAACAGACTTCTGAAGATAACGGCGGAGATGACAACGGGGGAGGGAATAACGGAGGACAGGAAGGAGGGGAAACAGAAAATCCTGAACAGCCTCAGTCTGCTCCATCAGTGGAAATTCCTTCCGGAGTTTATGTAATTCAGAATTCATCAAAAAGCATTTCCACATTCGGCGGTGCTTTAGGCTGGAATGCAGGTTCCGTTGAACTTTCAGATTACACTTATCCGTCAGATTCAAAAAAAGCAAAGAAAGTAGTATTTACCCGTAACGGTGCTTATGATGCTTTTTATGTCAATACAACCATGCTTGATGTGACGGCTTCTCCAAAACTTTATATGAGCGTGTATGCTTCTCATGATTTTGCAATCAAAGCCATGACCACAAACAGAGAAGATTCATTCACTGTAGAAAATGACGGTGAATGGGGCTGGCATAGTGTTGAGTATGACATGGGAGCTGCTTCTGAAATTACAATGATATGTTTTGTATCAAGTATTCCCCAGACAATATATGTTGATAAGGTTTATGTAACCGGCGCAAAAGTTTCTTCCGGTTCAGAAGGAAGCGGCGGCAGTGGATCCGGCGGAACTCAGCCTGATGAAAACCTTACGGGAATAAGCATAAGCGGACCTTCTTCAGTAAAGGTAACTTCCCAGATAAATCTTACTGTAACGGCAACTCCATCTGATGCTTCTACAGGAACTGTAACCTGGTCAAGTTCAAATGAAGATATTGCCCTTGTTTCAAATAAGGGAACGGTTACAGGCCTTTCTGTTGGAACTGTCGTTATTACTGCAGAGGCCGGAAGTTTTTCTGCAGAAAAAACAATTAAAGTTATAGAAGATGTAGATCCTGAAAGTGCAGTTCAAAAACCTTCTGACATTTCACCTGAATCAAAATACACTGTTCCTTTCGGTGTTGTAACAAACGGCGGAATCGGTAACGGTCAGTTCAGTATCTGTTTCGGAGCTCCTTCTCCTATGGCAGACTACTGGGATTTATTTATTACAGGCGGTGATTACAGCGAACAGAAAGTAAAGCTTGGTACTTGCGGCGTGACAAATATAAAAACAGGCAAAGCCGGTACATACAGTCTTTCGCTTTATGCAGTATATGTTGTTGATGATGTTCCTCATTATTCAAATCCCTGGACGGGCAGTGTAAACGTAACTACAGATTCTGTTGCACAGACTTTACCTTCTGATGCTGAAGCGCGCCTTGCTAACAGAACTCTCGTAAAAAAGAAGGACACAACGACCCTTACCCTTCAGTTTGAAAACAATACCGGTTACTGGCGTGATGATCAGATCTGGGTAACGGGTTATGGTCGCAATGCAATAGGTGAGTGGTGCTATCTTAATAAAGACGGAACTGCAATTCCAATTCAGGCAGGTACGACAAGTGAGGACTGGTCTTTCCGTTTCAGTGATGTGGATCCTGAATGGGGACTTCAGTGTAAGGACTTCAGTTCCAGCCGCATTTATTTTACCTGTGGTGATGAACCTGTAACCATGAATGCCGTTATTGACGGAAACGGAAATGTTGGTGTTGCTCAGCCTAATATGGCAATAGAAAATGATTCTAACTCTACAAAATATTTTGACTGGATTGAATTTACTTCCGGCGGAGTTCTTTATGTAAATACGACTCAGGTAGATGCCTTTACATTCCCTATCGTAGTTGCAGATTATGCAGATGACGGAATGGGCGGTTATGAATGGAAAAAATCTGTAGGTGTTACAAAGAGCCGCAGTGAAGTTTTTGCAGCCTGGGATTCATGGACAGATAAATACACGCATTATAAAAACCTTGTACGCTGCAATGGAACAAGAATTCTGGCGCCATGCAAAGTTCCGAAAACAGATTTTGATATGACTTATATGGATTCTTACATTGCTGATGTATGGAACTATTATAAGACTCATGACCTTTATTATTCAGAAAATGAACACGGTACATACACTGGACGAGTTCATGAGATTGCGGATAAAAACGGAGTTACAAGAAATGTGCTCATAATGACCCGTGCCGGGGATGGAGCAAAGTTTTATGTTTATGACACTCCTAACATGGAAGAAGCTTTTGAAGGAAGCGGAAAACTTGCAATGGACTGTTCACCGGGGCAGAGCATGGAATGGTTTGGTACTTCAGAATACGGAAATGCAGAAACTTCTAAAAATGTTCAGAACCGTATCTGTTCTGCATTTACCCGTCATGCCTTTATTAAGCAGGGAAACGACTACATAAATGTCATGGATGATCCGAGCCGTTATTATTCGGAAGAGCCGGCAAACATGTATTCTGCATTTTTCCATAAAGAAGCCGGAAACCTTGACGGATATGCCTACGGTTTTGCCTACGATGACAATCATGATCAGTCTACGACTACTGTTGACGGTAACTGCCGCGGAGTTGTTGTAGGAATCGGAGCCTGGGAATAACATGCATTTCGGTTTTAATCATAAAATAACCGAAAAAAACACTCTATAAGTAAAAAGCACTCCCTACCTTCTGTAAATATTACCCCTTAGAATAGGGTAAGTAGAAAAAAAAGGGGGTGTATTATGCAGAAAATTGCAAAATTTTTTGAAAAAACTATGTTTACTGCTGCTGCAGTAGTGTTTTTTGCATTTGGTGCATTGTTTGTATCGTGTTCTGACGGAGGCGGTTCCGGCGGAAGTTCTGTCAGCCTGAAATCCATTTCACTTGATGTTACGGATGTAAAGACAGCTTATATTTCAGGAGAAGATGCTTTTACTGCTGAAGGATTAAAAGTAACTGCGCTTTATTCAGACAAGTCAAGAAAAGAAATCAGTGCAGAAGAATATACAGTTACCGGTTACGAAAAATATGCAGATGCTAACGGAGTACTTTCTCTTACCGGCGATGCAAATTATGTAAGCGTAAAGATTACCGTTGAATATAACGGACAGAAAGCTTCGTATTCCATTGTAATTTCAAAACCTGTTTCCCGCATAACGGTTGATGTATCTAAAGCTGTAACGGATTTCTTTACGGGTGATGAAATTTCACTTGAAGCTGTTGAACTGGCAGAGGATGACGAAGAACAGGCTGCAGGCTTTATCGTCCGTGCATTCTATCTTAATGAAGGTGATGAAGGTTATGCAGAAGAAGCAGACGAAGTTGTAACGACAGGCGTAAGTTTTACTGCAGTAGACAGTTCCGTAAGCGGAACTACTGACGTTAAGGCATCTTATCTTGGAAAAGAAAGTGAAGCTTTTGCTGTAAACGTTTATAGAATTTCTGGAACTGTTGCTTCTGAATATGAAAAGGGAGATGCAGTACCTTCTCTTGATGGAATTAAAGTTTATCTAGGTGATGAAGAAGTAACTGGTGCTGAGGTTGTTCTTAAAGATTCAGAAGGAAATGAATATGCTGAATCAGTTTTCAAAGTAGGTACATATTCCCTTATCGTAACAGCCGGAACTGCAGAGAAAACTTTTGCAGAAATTACAGTTAACCGTCCTGATGCAGAAAAGTTTGCTGTTATATCAGATGAATCAAAAATTGAAGGTGCAGCCCTTCAGATAAGAATTGATGCTTCTGACATGAATGTAAAATGGGCAGAAAATCTTGAATCTGTAAAACCTGAAATTACTTTGTCTGACGGAACTGTCAGCTCGGACCCGGGGGCATTCTTTACAGCTCCTGCGGTAAATGCAGATACAGGAATTGTAGAAAAGTTTACAATTCAGATTGTACTTACTTCTCCTGTTTCTACAACAGTTGCAGATGTATCAGCTGATATTGCCGGAACAAAATACAAGGCTACAGTTCGTTTTGTAAACGGTTCATGCATTCCTTCTGATTATGTTCCTTCTTCCCTTGTTCTTGATAAAACTTCTGTTGAACTTTCATGCGCTGCAACAACAACATTTAAAGTAACAGACGGAAAGTACGGCCTTGATTATTCTTCTGATGTAACATGGTCACTTGAAGAGGATTCAACCGGTTCTTCGATTGAAGGCGGTCTGTTTACTGCTGGAACAGTTGATGAACTTTCTACTGTAACAGTTCGCGCAAGCCTTAAGGCAAATCCTTCTGTTTATGCAGAAGCTTCTGTTACAATCAATCCTGATAAGGATGATGTTTCTTCAATCTATGATGCCCGTATTTATAATGAAGAGAATAACGGTGCATGGTTCCATGGTGAACTTTCATGGGATGATTCACAGTATAAGATTGTAGAAATAACATCAAAGAGTGCCGGCATTCAGAATATTATAGATGTTGTTCCTGCTGAGGATAAGACAACTTTCATGATCAATCTTACCAGCGGAGAGTATCGCGGTGTAACAAAAACTTTTGTATTCCGCGTTAAGACAGAAAAAGGTGCTTATTACGATGTAAGCGTAACTTACACAGACAGAGATGTTACTGCCGGCGGATCAACAACTTCTATTGATGATGTTTCAGTTGAAGAAGCTGTTCTTAATCCAAAACTTATTCTTGCAAAAGAAAATGTAGAAGTTGAAAAAAACGGTACTGTCAGAGTTGCCATTGCTTACGATGAGATTTTAGATTTTGATGCAGCAAAAATGTCTGCAGCTTCTTCTGATGATGAAGTGGTAACTGCTAAAATTGAAGGAACTGAACTTGTTCTTTCATGGGTAAAAGATGGTGAAGCGACAGTAACTGTATCTTATGATAACAGTGTGACAGTGAAGACAACTATAGCTGTAACAGCCCTTGCAGGAGAGATTGTGTATGAATCTCTTCCAATTCTTCCTAAGGGAAATATGCAGACAAAGGTTGAAGGTGCAAGTGTGTGGCTTTACCTTGACAACACAAATCTCGGAATTAGTGGAACTGATGCAAGCAAAGTTGAAGTTACGGTAACGGATACGGCAACTGGAAATGAAGTTGGCATTAACACAAAGGAATTCAATGACTACGGTGCAAACACAGTAAGACTTTATCTTGTATTTGGTGCTGCTTATGCTAACCTTAAAGTAGATGTTGTTGGAACATTCAACGGCAAAAATTACAAGGGCGAGGCTGTCTTCAAGGATGGTATATACCAGTTTGAATTTGTACCTGAGGCTCTTGTCGTAAGTCCTGCAACAAAAACTGTTGAAACTGGAAGTGAAGTTACATTTACTGTAAAAGATACCAAATATGGTGTAGATATTACTGATAAATGTACCTTTGCTACAGATAATGCCACAGTTAATGGTAATAAAGTGACTGTAGGCGACGCTGTAGGAGCTGTAACGGTAACAGTAACTTATAACGATG comes from the Treponema rectale genome and includes:
- a CDS encoding beta-1,3-glucanase family protein encodes the protein MNKIRNFFQLKSCVFLFFIAGVFSVISCEVNSDSEPAPVKVESVTLSGTDSLKEGESKTFTVTVLPENAADKTVTWTSSDSEILKVDAGGLVTAIKEGKAVITVTSSDGNKKDSIEVTVVKKQTSEDNGGDDNGGGNNGGQEGGETENPEQPQSAPSVEIPSGVYVIQNSSKSISTFGGALGWNAGSVELSDYTYPSDSKKAKKVVFTRNGAYDAFYVNTTMLDVTASPKLYMSVYASHDFAIKAMTTNREDSFTVENDGEWGWHSVEYDMGAASEITMICFVSSIPQTIYVDKVYVTGAKVSSGSEGSGGSGSGGTQPDENLTGISISGPSSVKVTSQINLTVTATPSDASTGTVTWSSSNEDIALVSNKGTVTGLSVGTVVITAEAGSFSAEKTIKVIEDVDPESAVQKPSDISPESKYTVPFGVVTNGGIGNGQFSICFGAPSPMADYWDLFITGGDYSEQKVKLGTCGVTNIKTGKAGTYSLSLYAVYVVDDVPHYSNPWTGSVNVTTDSVAQTLPSDAEARLANRTLVKKKDTTTLTLQFENNTGYWRDDQIWVTGYGRNAIGEWCYLNKDGTAIPIQAGTTSEDWSFRFSDVDPEWGLQCKDFSSSRIYFTCGDEPVTMNAVIDGNGNVGVAQPNMAIENDSNSTKYFDWIEFTSGGVLYVNTTQVDAFTFPIVVADYADDGMGGYEWKKSVGVTKSRSEVFAAWDSWTDKYTHYKNLVRCNGTRILAPCKVPKTDFDMTYMDSYIADVWNYYKTHDLYYSENEHGTYTGRVHEIADKNGVTRNVLIMTRAGDGAKFYVYDTPNMEEAFEGSGKLAMDCSPGQSMEWFGTSEYGNAETSKNVQNRICSAFTRHAFIKQGNDYINVMDDPSRYYSEEPANMYSAFFHKEAGNLDGYAYGFAYDDNHDQSTTTVDGNCRGVVVGIGAWE
- a CDS encoding Rpn family recombination-promoting nuclease/putative transposase; the encoded protein is MNGQFTRPWKDLTFKDNFIFCKVMKNEEICRKMLEILLKIKVEKIEYIESEKTIENYYESRGIRLDVYVKDSDRIFDIEIQTGNYDDLLLRARYYQGACDVATVRRRTKFRNLKETYIVFICEEDPFGMGLPVYTKKNRFTETDALIYDDKTHAVFYNSSAWSKVQDEELRDVLRFIYESKATSSFSKLLEENTLRAKSRPEMEDEYMYFMDIVEEEKEYAREAGLAEGRETGRAEGVKDTRIETAKNLIKMSVLTLSQIAQATGLPEQEIEKLK
- a CDS encoding Ig-like domain-containing protein, whose protein sequence is MVLFSSQKVKKSALVTMILFLMAVLAGFSSCSASSNDDSEPEVSEITLKVQDDATSLVVGDTLKITATVLPRTIKNPQITWKSNPSSVATVSNGVVTGVSVGNVTVTAKCGKKSAQVTLTVKRAENGETDDSVVTGATKGTSVGTSGTSFEAKSNNVNDYTVLVWSDEFEGTSLKNENWAYETGRTGWGNNESQNYTTSSDNSEVKGEVLRITVKGDGTTDPTSARIKSQDLKYFKYGKLEARIKFDEGNLSWPAFWMLGQNMSDGVTWPYCGEIDIMEHINEDRTVMETVHWNTTGSNPATDTYSHGGWGTHSPDYSGTKPPISKDDWHIYGLKWTENKITMYVDDIDYFSVGLDGTGFDCFKNPFFFILNYAAGGQLVGYDWAPASAFAGVNWNMYIDYIRVYQDENHVVDGVAAVPVESVSVTGTASVKVGSTTTLTATVTPSNATDKTVTWSSDDANVATVSSDGVVTGVSEGSAVITATAGGKSYSVTVSVEEAEVAVTSVTVSGTGSIKVGATTTFTATVTPSNATDKTVTWSSGDTSVATVSSSGVVTGVKAGSAVITATAGGKSGTKTVTVTAESSSGITSPLSGYSLIWNDEFDEADSDGTPLSTKWGYDIGIGYSACTDGKNPNNGNWGNGELQWYSDNDADNTYVSDGTLKIVAKKESSNGMNYTSGRIVTRSITGGQWKYGYIEMSAKIPNDAGVWPAFWMLDQDIYDGENWPGSGEIDIMESSVNLWGSDNVYGTLHCTAGSGGSPVFTKNSTVSFSDGKFHKYAVDWDDDHIDWYYDDVKVFTYNPASYDDGPWPFKEEFYIIINLAVGGNLGGEVPSDFTSSTMEVDYVRVWQKDAGYTDRSGAVEVTGAPSSTVTKNIPDGAKVVYDSTAAATNGITGGGSWNGGWAWSDYTAGDKTLKQVTFSSINGDNACGGWNISSYDYGANAKLHLSVYASHDFQIKPVKPDTAYSQTVSSDGTYEWVDVEIDLGSANTLSQIGFISSVVQTIWVDHVYITESDSGSSGSGGSGSGSGGSGDTGSGIDWSSINFAGDGAGGGAYSNKYKFYSENNVGSLVNIQSSFGKEAGLYVAFNDVGAPSACSLSKENYAQQGAGMLFYISKFTAKETSFTITAGGKTYTCAVYYADGAE